A region of Drosophila mauritiana strain mau12 chromosome 3L, ASM438214v1, whole genome shotgun sequence DNA encodes the following proteins:
- the LOC117139449 gene encoding microfibrillar-associated protein 1, with protein MSAAAAAASGIQSTAGAIPMRNEKGELSMQKVKVQRYISGKRPDYARADSSSEESDDDDFIDTRKRLERHKAERHKLELSRQGGSAEGEERAAGEGQEEDDAEVDDPRLRRLRQRPVDMEDMERERRERHRHIHEPEIMESDSEDEEEDEGAQGAIQRGTNKITLASESDTDAELSDTELENRRTKLRSRMLQQQREEEVLQKEDEKQSESSESESSEYEEETESEEDNEPRLKPLFVRKRDRATIQEKEREAQKQKQLEAEAKRAAKERRRATLRMVEESVKKDLEKTKPETNEACIEDVCTDDENDEVEYEAWKLRELKRMKRDREERDNVEREKLDIDRMRNMTEEERRQELRQNPKVVTNKATKGKYKFLQKYYHRGAFYLDEENDVLKRDFAQATLEDHFDKTILPKVMQVKNFGRCGRTKYTHLVDQDTTKFDSPWYAESSSNIKFHNEHAGGMRQQFDKPTGSKRKKME; from the exons ATGAgtgcagccgccgccgccgcttcTGGGATCCAGAGCACAGCGGGCGCCATTCCCATGCGCAATGAGAAAG GTGAATTGTCCATGCAAAAGGTGAAGGTGCAGCGATACATATCCGGAAAGCGACCCGACTACGCCCGTGCGGACTCCAGTTCGGAGGAGAGCGACGACGATGACTTCATTGACACCAGGAAGCGCCTGGAGCGCCACAAGGCGGAACGACATAAGCTGGAGCTCTCCCGTCAAGGCGGTAGCGCGGAGGGCGAGGAGCGGGCGGCGGGTGAGGGCCAGGAAGAAGACGACGCCGAGGTGGACGATCCACGCCTACGAAGATTGCGGCAGCGACCCGTGGACATGGAGGACATGGAACGCGAGCGGAGAGAGCGCCACCGACACATCCACGAACCGGAAATCATGGAGAGCGACagcgaggacgaggaggaagACGAGGGAGCACAGGGAGCGATTCAGCGGGGCACCAACAAGATCACACTGGCATCCGAATCCGACACGGATGCCGAGCTCAGCGACACAGAGCTGGAGAACCGGCGCACCAAGCTGAGATCCCGCAtgctgcagcaacagcgagAGGAGGAGGTGCTACAGAAAGAGGATGAGAAACAGTCAGAATCATCCGAATCAGAAAGCTCCGAGTACGAGGAGGAGACGGAAAGCGAGGAGGACAACGAACCCCGCCTGAAGCCGCTCTTCGTCCGAAAGAGAGATCGTGCCACCATCCAGGAGAAGGAGAGAGAGGctcagaagcagaagcagctgGAGGCGGAGGCCAAGCGGGCAGCCAAGGAGCGCAGAAGAGCCACCCTGCGAATGGTCGAGGAGAGCGTCAAGAAAGATCTGGAGAAGACCAAGCCGGAGACCAATGAGGCCTGCATCGAGGACGTGTGCACGGACGACGAAAACGACGAGGTGGAATACGAGGCCTGGAAGCTGCGTGAGCTCAAGCGAATGAAGCGGGATCGCGAAGAGCGTGATAA CGTCGAACGCGAGAAGCTGGACATTGATCGCATGCGCAACATGACCGAAGAGGAGCGACGCCAGGAGCTGCGCCAGAACCCCAAGGTGGTCACCAACAAGGCCACCAAGGGCAAGTACAAGTTCCTGCAGAAGTACTATCATCGTGGTGCCTTCTACCTGGATGAGGAGAACGACGTCCTTAAGCGCGACTTCGCCCAGGCCACGCTGGAGGATCACTTCGACAAGACCATCCTGCCCAAGGTGATGCAGGTGAAGAACTTCGGCCGCTGCGGCCGCACCAAGTACACGCATTTAGTGGACCAGGACACCACCAAGTTCGACTCGCCCTGGTACGCCGAGTCATCCAGCAACATCAAGTTCCACAACGAACACGCCGGCGGCATGAGGCAGCAGTTCGACAAGCCCACCGGCTCGAAGCGAAAAAAGATGGAGTAG
- the LOC117141055 gene encoding bromodomain-containing protein 4B, which yields MSTAFLVDSLLHAQQTYTESQLKSSLSEMLLSRRSATGTGTDAADTADQSTESCGCSKLRGYKCDKCREIRAESVDSIEEMDEDDGSSSVDEIVADIGSVEGEEPHMDLDEELEEELADVDEPVSIKLPKVEPKEPSMPTVGNTILKDTNSKPILKFSVSAILGDTREGVRVRNEFMQPQHIWPYLQQNFMQQHSHQYQQHHQQQHPHPHPQHQPLAVPGHQHSHPHPHPHHHHHHHPGAGHAHFPHPAFLTHQLPPHQHHQQQQHAQQQHPGNSCQPQTASSSSSPGSTISDSDNNHGASSANGNGSGTGNSGQDGRPHELANPNPDEDSSASRRLTQDKQQQQQQLLGAGGAGGGGGGGHGHGHPTPPPPPPPPVIAKPMPSRPTPFLPHTLNHPHLHSLLAHCRNPYMSVGAQVFPLPPGQGFPWAHSTRGKPRRGMMRRAVFSDSQRKGLEKRFQQQKYISKPDRKKLAERLGLKDSQVKIWFQNRRMKWRNSKERELLASGGSRDQTLPNKNNPNPDLSDAKCDRPLTPLSPSLLSPNGSATPPPPGAVAKDEPPTAAVTPKSPQSVSSSSSPSVGYGLQISSPPPLLTSLKMGDQSATATPTPLPGTTVSSAASSPPGVTASEFQAKINAEMQKQLVAADLKFKLENSIQEAKQRRFEQLQQQLHHSPHFSAMREVELAAAAAAAQLHHHHQQQQQQQQQQQHAQQQHAQQQHQGGSEFMKLYYDDYDDSNSDSDEEISVT from the exons ATGTCTACGGCCTTCCTCGTGGACAGTCTCCTGCACGCCCAGCAGACCTACACGGAAAGCCAGCTGAAGTCCAGCCTGAGCGAGATGCTCCTGTCGCGTCGGTCGGCCACGGGCACGGGAACGGATGCCGCGGATACGGCGGACCAGTCCACCGAGTCCTGTGGCTGCTCCAAGTTGCGCGGCTACAAGTGTGACAAGTGCCGCGAAATCCGTGCCGAGAGTGTGGACAGCATCGAGGAGATGGACGAGGACGATGGTTCCTCCTCGGTGGACGAGATAGTCGCCGATATTGGCAGTGTGGAGGGCGAGGAGCCACACATGGACCTCgacgaggagctggaggaggagctcGCCGACGTGGACGAGCCCGTGTCAATCAAATTGCCCAAGGTGGAGCCCAAGGAGCCCAGCATGCCGACCGTCGGCAACACCATCCTCAAGGATACCAACAGCAAGCCCATTCTCAAGTTCAGTGTCAGCGCGATCCTTGGCGACACCCGGGAAGGAGTCCGGGTCAGAAATG AGTTCATGCAACCGCAGCATATATGGCCTTATCTGCAGCAAAACTTCATGCAGCAGCACTCGCATCAATATCAGCaacaccatcagcagcagcatccgcaTCCCCACCCGCAACACCAACCGCTGGCAGTGCCAGGACATCAGCActcgcatccgcatccgcatccgcatcaccatcatcatcaccatccgGGGGCGGGGCACGCCCACTTTCCGCATCCCGCATTTCTAACGCATCAACTGCCGCCGCATCAgcatcaccagcagcagcagcatgcacagcagcaacatcccGGCAATAGTTGTCAACCGCAAACCgcatcctcgtcgtcgtcaCCTGGCAGCACAATTAGTGATAGCGACAACAATCACGGCGCATCGAGtgccaatggcaatggcagtGGCACTGGCAATTCTGGCCAGGATGGTCGACCGCACGAGCTGGCGAATCCCAATCCAGACGAGGACAGCAGCGCCAGTCGAAGATTAACGCAagacaagcagcagcagcaacaacagttgCTGGGCgccggaggagcaggaggaggtggtggtgggggccatggccatggacacccgacgccgccgccaccgcctcctccgccgGTGATTGCCAAGCCCATGCCCAGCCGCCCCACGCCCTTCCTGCCGCACACCCTCAACCACCCGCACCTCCACTCGCTGCTGGCGCACTGCCGCAATCCCTACATGAGTG TTGGCGCCCAAGTGTTCCCCCTGCCTCCTGGCCAGGGATTCCCCTGGGCCCACTCGACGCGTGGCAAGCCCCGCCGTGGGATGATGCGGCGTGCCGTCTTCTCAG ATTCCCAGAGGAAGGGGCTGGAGAAGCGGTTTCAGCAGCAGAAGTACATCAGCAAGCCGGACCGCAAGAAGCTGGCCGAGAGGCTGGGACTGAAGGATTCTCAG GTGAAAATTTGGTTTCAAAACCGGCGCATGAAGTGGCGGAACTCCAAGGAACGGGAGCTCCTGGCCAGCGGCGGTTCCCGCGACCAGACGCTGCCCAACAAGAACAACCCGAATCCCGACTTGAGCGATGCCAAGTGCGATCGTCCGCTGACGCCCCTCTCGCCCTCACTGCTCTCGCCCAATggcagtgccacgcccccaccgCCGGGAGCGGTGGCCAAGGATGAACCGCCGACGGCAGCTGTCACGCCCAAGTCCCCGCAATCCGTCAGCAGCAGTAGCTCCCCCTCCGTGGGCTATGGTCTACAGATCAGCTCGCCGCCTCCGCTCCTCACCAGCCTCAAAATGGGCGATCAATCGGCgacggccacgcccactccgcTGCCGGGCACAACCGTTTCATCCGCCGCCTCCTCGCCGCCCGGTGTGACTGCCTCCGAGTTCCAGGCCAAGATCAATGCCGAGATGCAGAAGCAGCTGGTGGCCGCCGATCTGAAGTTCAAGCTGGAGAACAGTATCCAGGAGGCCAAGCAGCGCCGGTtcgagcaactgcagcagcagctgcaccaCTCCCCGCACTTCAGTGCCATGCGAGAGGTGGAGctggccgccgccgccgcgGCTGCGCAGctgcatcatcatcaccagcagcagcagcaacagcagcaacagcagcagcacgcgcagcagcagcatgcgcagcagcagcaccaagGTGGCTCCGAGTTCATGAAGCTCTACTACGATGACTACGACGACTCCAACTCCGACAGTGACGAGGAGATCAGCGTGACGTGA
- the LOC117141056 gene encoding sodium-coupled monocarboxylate transporter 1: MFATQDTILKLLTLCALAHSITALALQERSPTPGGSAPLDSSHKYLIVRGESPSESQEHVEFDNAATLLLRAFKNQQIPASGELEECSAPSHKATFSGYDYVILLGMLVISLGIGIFYGFFQKGGSSSNEFLLGSEMSIFPVTLSLTTSFITAIELLGNPSEMYFQGTQFVLIVIPMVLVIPVAVKIFYPIYFKMELTSCYEYLGIRFGKEIRILGAVLYVIQMCFYTAVAVLAPAIALSKATGLDTKIAVVLIYVVCVFYSSQGGMKAVVIADSFQAAVLAVSLVLIVGLGCFYSGNPIEVFQTASDHNRLEFFNMDPDPTTRHTVWSVVIGGFFYWTSLFCTNQASVQKCMSLKSLRLAKIALGFAIIGLIVVFLLNFYTGLMVFTHYADCDPLTAGRISATDQLLPYYVINTYEHISSVAGIFVAGIFAASLGTVASALNSLSAVTCEDLLVNGMNIKISPEKGATYAKWMSLGFGIASFGLVFIVEHLGGVLQATLTLNGLIGGVTLGLFVLGIACKQANTKGAFYGGLLSLALVIFVGVVAQIVSVEQPALPTSIDKCDCLVNMTNIIGSLLTEPVEVIEEGGFTSWPIFRLSYMWYSMIGCLLTVFLGWFISLIIDFIQRRNVLKITGKGIDNPAVSEEIFKSDSRVQYTTTTVIGDPRELTTDEGHVNHAIRIDDE; this comes from the exons ATGTTTGCCACCCAGGACACCATTCTGAAGTTGCTGACCCTGTGCGCCCTGGCACATTCTATAACCGCATTGGCCCTGCAGGAACGTTCTCCGACTCCAGGAGGATCTGCTCCCTTGGATTCCAGCCACAAGTACTTGATCGTGCGCGGGGAGTCGCCCAGCGAATCCCAGGAGCATGTGGAGTTCGATAATGCCGCCACCCTGCTCCTGAGAGCCTTCAAGAACCAACAGATTCCCGCATCCGGGGAGCTGGAGGAATGCAGTGCGCCCAGTCACAAGGCCACCTTCTCGGGCTACGACTACGTGATCCTGCTGGGCATGCTGGTCATCTCGCTGGGCATCGGCATCTTCTACGGCTTCTTCCAGAAGGGCGGCAGCTCGTCCAACGAGTTCCTGCTGGGCTCCGAGATGAGCATCTTCCCGGTGACACTCAGTCTCACGACCAGCTTCATCACGGCCATCGAACTGCTGGGAAATCCCTCCGAGATGTACTTCCAGGGCACCCAGTTTGTGCTCATCGTAATACCCATGGTGCTGGTCATTCCGGTGGCTGTGAAGATCTTCTATCCCATTTACTTCAAAATGGAGCTCACCAGCTGCTACGAGTATCTGGGCATTCGGTTTGGCAAGGAGATCAGGATTCTGGGAGCAGTGCTCTATGTCATTCAG ATGTGCTTCTACACGGCTGTGGCAGTCCTGGCCCCGGCAATTGCTCTGTCCAAGGCCACGGGGCTGGACACCAAAATCGCTGTGGTCCTGATCTATGTGGTCTGCGTTTTCTACTCCTCTCAGGGAGGCATGAAAGCTGTGGTCATTGCCGACTCCTTCCAG GCTGCTGTCCTGGCTGTATCCTTGGTGCTGATCGTGGGCTTGGGCTGCTTCTATAGTGGCAATCCCATCGAGGTTTTTCAGACTGCCTCCGACCACAATCGCTTGGAGTTCTTCAA CATGGATCCCGATCCCACAACCCGTCACACCGTCTGGTCGGTGGTCATTGGTGGCTTTTTCTACTGGACCTCGCTGTTCTGCACCAACCAGGCGTCTGTTCAGAAATGCATGTCCTTGAAGTCCTTGAGGCTGGCCAAGATTGCTCTGGGCTTCGCCATTATCGGCTTGATTGTGGTCTTCCTGCTGAACTTCTACACGGGTCTGATGGTCTTCACCCACTATGCGGACTGCGATCCTTTGACTGCGGGACGTATTTCCGCCACGGATCAGTTGTTGCCCTACTACGTGATTAATACCTACGAGCACATTAGCTCCGTGGCGGGAATCTTTGTGGCTGGCATCTTTGCTGCCAGTTTGGG AACCGTGGCCTCTGCCTTGAACTCTCTGTCCGCTGTGACCTGCGAGGATCTGCTGGTCAATGGTATGAACATCAAAATCTCACCTGAGAAGGGAGCAACCTATGCAAAGTGGATGTCCCTGGGCTTTGGCATCGCCTCCTTCGGCCTGGTCTTCATCGTGGAGCACCTGGGAGGAGTTCTGCAGGCCACGCTGACCCTCAATGGACTGATTGGTGGTGTCACCTTGGGTCTCTTCGTCCTGGGAATCGCCTGCAAACAGGCCAATACCAAGGGCGCCTTCTACGGAGGTCTCTTGTCCCTAGCCCTGGTCATATTTGTGGGCGTGGTGGCCCAAATTGTGAGTGTGGAGCAGCCCGCGTTGCCCACATCCATCGACAAATGCGACTGCCTTGTGAACATGACGAACATCATTGGCAGCTTGCTAACAGAACCTGTGGAAGTCATTGAGGAGGGGGGATTCAC ATCTTGGCCCATTTTCCGGCTGAGCTACATGTGGTACAGCATGATCGGCTGTCTACTCACCGTCTTTCTGGGCTGGTTCATTTCGCTGATCATTGACTTCATCCAGCGTCGCAATGTGCTGAAGATCACCGGCAAGGGCATCGACAATCCCGCCGTGTCGGAGGAGATCTTCAAGAGCGACTCCCGGGTGCAGTACACCACCACGACGGTGATTGGCGATCCGCGAGAGCTCACAACTGACGAGGGCCATGTGAACCATGCCATTCGCATTGACGACGAATAG